One region of Candidatus Binataceae bacterium genomic DNA includes:
- a CDS encoding LL-diaminopimelate aminotransferase codes for MQLKTAARLTLLPPYLFAELDRLKKEVQAKGVDVISLGIGDPDLSTPPHIVDSLKRAAIEPKNHRYPDYEGLETFRRTAAEWYARRFGPEFDPAREVCALIGSKEGIANFSTAVVDPGDIVLIPDPGYPVYYSGCVFNGGEPYFLVLKKESGFLPNLEAIPEEVARRAKLLWLNYPNNPTGATVDRSFFEKAVKFCLRNDVILAHDNAYSEIAYDGYRAPSVFEVEGARECAVEFHSLSKTFSMTGWRVGFVVGNAQLVGALGKVKTNFDSGVFQAVQEAAITGLAGGDGDKLAEYCAIYKERRDLLVGALSAIGLVCATPRATFYIWAEVPKGYSSVSFTERVLKEAGVVITPGSGFGKGGEGFVRFSLTVPSERLSEAVARIKALRL; via the coding sequence GTGCAACTCAAGACTGCCGCGCGATTGACCCTTCTGCCTCCCTACTTGTTCGCCGAGCTCGACCGGCTCAAAAAGGAGGTGCAGGCAAAGGGTGTTGACGTCATTAGCCTTGGTATAGGGGATCCTGACCTCTCTACACCCCCACATATTGTGGATAGTCTCAAGCGGGCCGCCATCGAGCCCAAGAACCATCGGTATCCCGACTACGAAGGTCTCGAAACTTTCAGGCGAACCGCCGCCGAGTGGTACGCGAGACGCTTTGGTCCTGAGTTCGACCCCGCTCGGGAGGTCTGCGCCCTCATCGGCTCCAAGGAAGGTATTGCCAATTTTTCGACTGCTGTCGTCGATCCGGGGGATATCGTGCTGATTCCGGACCCCGGTTACCCGGTCTATTACTCAGGCTGCGTCTTCAATGGCGGTGAACCGTACTTCCTGGTGCTCAAAAAGGAGAGCGGTTTCCTTCCCAACCTAGAGGCCATCCCCGAAGAAGTCGCCCGCCGCGCAAAGCTGCTCTGGCTCAACTATCCCAACAATCCTACCGGAGCGACGGTCGATCGCTCGTTTTTTGAAAAGGCGGTGAAGTTCTGCCTGCGCAACGACGTAATTCTCGCTCACGACAACGCGTATTCCGAGATCGCGTACGACGGTTATCGCGCGCCGAGCGTGTTTGAAGTCGAGGGCGCACGGGAATGCGCCGTTGAATTCCATTCGCTGTCCAAAACCTTCTCCATGACCGGTTGGCGCGTAGGATTCGTGGTGGGCAACGCCCAGTTGGTTGGCGCGCTTGGTAAGGTGAAGACCAATTTCGATTCCGGAGTATTCCAGGCCGTGCAGGAGGCCGCCATCACCGGGCTTGCAGGAGGCGATGGCGACAAGCTGGCCGAATATTGCGCCATCTATAAAGAGCGGCGCGACCTGCTGGTCGGCGCGCTGAGCGCTATCGGCCTGGTCTGTGCGACGCCGCGCGCGACCTTCTATATCTGGGCTGAAGTACCTAAAGGCTACAGTTCGGTGTCGTTTACCGAGCGCGTGCTGAAGGAGGCGGGAGTTGTCATCACTCCCGGCTCCGGATTCGGCAAGGGTGGTGAGGGGTTCGTTCGCTTTTCACTAACGGTGCCAAGCGAGCGGCTAAGCGAGGCAGTTGCACGAATTAAGGCGCTTCGGCTGTAA
- the folK gene encoding 2-amino-4-hydroxy-6-hydroxymethyldihydropteridine diphosphokinase — translation MPNRAFIGIGSNLGDRAANYREAIQRIAQIPQTRVVRQSSIYETEPVGDLKGAFLNGVIEVETEINADLLMRRLLGIERVMGRKRVRGRKPARGKYRPRIIDLDLLFFNKETIDTRAVTIPHPRLQERLFVLAPMSELAPTLIHPKLNKSISEMMAALKSPFRVTLARADLLRPALKREAASR, via the coding sequence ATGCCCAATAGGGCTTTCATTGGAATAGGCAGTAATCTAGGCGATCGGGCCGCCAATTATCGCGAGGCGATTCAACGTATCGCTCAGATACCTCAGACGCGGGTGGTGCGTCAGTCGTCGATCTATGAGACCGAACCGGTCGGCGATCTCAAAGGTGCATTCCTCAATGGCGTCATCGAGGTTGAAACCGAAATCAACGCCGACCTCTTGATGCGGCGGCTGCTCGGCATCGAGCGCGTGATGGGCCGCAAGCGAGTGCGCGGCCGCAAGCCGGCGCGCGGCAAGTACCGCCCGCGCATCATCGACCTCGACTTGCTGTTCTTCAACAAGGAAACCATCGACACCCGCGCTGTTACCATTCCGCATCCGCGACTTCAGGAGCGCCTGTTCGTGTTGGCGCCGATGAGCGAGCTGGCGCCTACGCTCATTCACCCCAAACTCAACAAATCGATTTCGGAAATGATGGCGGCGCTGAAGTCGCCGTTCCGCGTAACACTTGCACGCGCCGACCTCCTGCGTCCGGCGCTTAAACGGGAGGCTGCCAGCCGATGA
- the purN gene encoding phosphoribosylglycinamide formyltransferase, whose translation MKLRIGFLASHVGSNLQSIIDACRAGRLVADLCVVICNNSQAHALERARGAGVATRHLSSHTHPSKEALDGAILETMRAHEVNLIVLAGYMRKLGPRTLAHYRGRVLNIHPALLPKFGGPGMYGARVHEAVLAAQEKESGATIHLVTEEYDQGPIIAQSRVAVLPSDTVESLAARVLEVEHALFPETLARIARGEIELVG comes from the coding sequence ATGAAGCTGCGCATTGGATTTCTCGCGTCTCACGTGGGCAGCAACCTGCAGTCGATCATTGATGCATGCCGCGCCGGCAGGCTCGTGGCCGACCTGTGCGTGGTTATCTGCAACAACTCCCAGGCGCACGCGCTCGAGCGTGCGCGCGGCGCTGGAGTTGCGACCCGTCATCTGAGTTCGCATACCCACCCTTCCAAAGAAGCCCTCGACGGCGCAATTCTCGAAACCATGCGCGCGCATGAGGTCAACCTGATCGTGCTGGCCGGCTACATGCGCAAGCTTGGCCCGCGCACGCTCGCGCATTACCGGGGCCGCGTGCTCAATATCCATCCCGCCCTGCTGCCGAAGTTCGGAGGCCCCGGCATGTACGGCGCGCGAGTTCATGAGGCGGTACTCGCAGCGCAGGAAAAAGAATCGGGCGCGACGATTCATCTGGTGACCGAAGAATACGATCAGGGTCCGATCATCGCGCAGAGCCGGGTCGCGGTCCTCCCCAGCGACACCGTCGAGTCGCTCGCCGCGCGCGTGCTCGAAGTGGAACATGCGCTGTTTCCGGAGACCTTGGCGAGAATCGCTCGCGGCGAGATTGAACTTGTAGGCTGA
- the ispG gene encoding (E)-4-hydroxy-3-methylbut-2-enyl-diphosphate synthase, with amino-acid sequence MESATAGRRTRAVRIGGVTVGGDAPVVVQSMCATRTIDVEQTVAQAHQLADAGAGIVRIALDSDKEIPALKEIRAQTRGITLSVDLQENYRIADRVAPHVDKIRYNPGHLHHIEKKKTVEQKVRWLVEVARDHDLAIRIGVNCGSLAPAFLQKYPGDQLNAIVESAAYHCEVMDQLGFTRFVVSLKDSDPQKVVEANHRFAERRPDVPIHLGVTEAGLPPDGIIKTRLAFEKLLAQGIGETIRVSLTLPNERKHEEVIVGHKIIDDVYAGKFISVPDFGKGLNIISCPSCSRVENEKFVELAQQVKELTEYAAKYKITIAVMGCRVNGPGETDDADLGLWCGPTTVNLKKKDRKVGFFSYAEVLPRLRVELDRLIAEQATNN; translated from the coding sequence ATGGAGTCAGCAACAGCGGGTCGCAGGACCCGCGCGGTCAGGATCGGCGGGGTAACCGTCGGCGGTGATGCACCGGTGGTCGTGCAATCAATGTGCGCGACCCGGACCATCGATGTCGAGCAGACCGTCGCGCAAGCGCACCAGCTCGCCGATGCCGGCGCGGGCATCGTCCGCATTGCGTTGGACAGTGACAAGGAGATTCCGGCGCTCAAGGAAATCCGGGCCCAGACCAGAGGCATCACGCTTTCGGTCGATCTGCAGGAAAACTATCGAATCGCGGACCGGGTCGCCCCCCATGTCGACAAGATTCGCTATAACCCGGGCCATCTGCACCACATCGAGAAGAAAAAAACCGTCGAGCAGAAGGTTCGGTGGTTGGTCGAGGTGGCGCGCGATCACGATCTGGCGATCCGCATCGGGGTAAATTGCGGTTCACTCGCGCCCGCGTTCCTCCAGAAATATCCCGGCGATCAATTGAACGCGATCGTAGAATCGGCCGCCTACCACTGCGAGGTGATGGACCAGCTCGGGTTCACGAGATTCGTGGTTTCGCTCAAGGATTCCGATCCGCAAAAAGTGGTGGAAGCCAATCACCGCTTCGCGGAGCGTCGCCCGGATGTCCCGATTCACCTCGGCGTGACCGAAGCCGGACTCCCGCCCGACGGAATAATCAAGACCCGCCTCGCCTTCGAAAAGCTGCTGGCACAAGGAATCGGCGAGACCATTCGCGTGTCATTGACGCTGCCCAACGAGCGCAAGCACGAGGAAGTGATCGTCGGCCACAAGATCATCGACGACGTGTACGCCGGCAAGTTCATTTCGGTGCCGGACTTCGGCAAAGGGCTCAACATCATCTCCTGTCCCTCGTGCTCGCGGGTTGAGAACGAGAAATTCGTGGAGCTTGCACAACAGGTAAAGGAGCTGACCGAATACGCGGCGAAATACAAGATTACCATCGCGGTGATGGGCTGCCGGGTGAACGGCCCTGGGGAGACCGACGACGCCGACCTCGGCCTGTGGTGCGGTCCGACCACGGTCAATCTGAAAAAGAAAGATCGGAAGGTGGGTTTCTTCAGCTATGCCGAGGTGCTTCCGCGTCTACGCGTGGAACTCGACCGACTGATCGCGGAACAGGCGACCAACAACTGA
- a CDS encoding carboxymuconolactone decarboxylase family protein, translated as MADFYGKETSKNLRKLRQMAPDAFKGFLDFDQVVFKDGAIPSKTKELMAITAAHVTQCPWCIEAHVSRAKEKGCTDEEIAEAVWVAAAMRAGAAFSHGAIAMAVTEEHKH; from the coding sequence ATGGCTGATTTCTACGGCAAGGAAACCTCCAAGAATCTCCGCAAGCTGCGCCAGATGGCGCCCGACGCATTCAAGGGTTTTCTCGATTTCGACCAGGTGGTGTTCAAGGACGGTGCAATTCCCAGCAAGACCAAAGAATTGATGGCTATCACCGCCGCGCATGTCACGCAGTGCCCCTGGTGTATCGAGGCGCACGTCTCCCGCGCCAAGGAAAAAGGATGCACGGACGAAGAGATCGCCGAGGCGGTGTGGGTGGCGGCTGCGATGCGCGCGGGCGCGGCCTTCAGCCACGGTGCGATTGCGATGGCGGTAACGGAGGAGCACAAGCACTAG